Genomic window (Drosophila ananassae strain 14024-0371.13 chromosome 3L, ASM1763931v2, whole genome shotgun sequence):
AGAGTAGTAGAAGTCTAAGGGTTTTAGGGAGGAGAAGTTCAAAAACAAGTATCTTGAAGACTTTTAGGCTAAAATATATAGAAGAATATCAGCCCTGCAACATCTTCCAACTACAAATTGCATCAACGCCTTGCAAAGTCCAACGTGGCAGAGTGGCCCCTCCCCCCATCCTGCCTTGGAAAGCCCAGTCAGATGCATCGAACAACAACACGAACGAACAATAAGTTGCACTAATCATAAAATCCCCCATCAATGCTAAAATGTATAAATGCAAAAATGGAAACGGCACGAACAGAGCTCGGCCCAGTTGCCCAGATGGATGGAGGAGCTCACGAATGTGGGCCCAGAAACAGAGAACCTCATAACTAAATTGCATTAAGTGTAATTATAACTAATTAGAAAACGGAAAGAGCACAAACTGGGGAATAACTGGCAAAAAGTTAAGttcaaaacaatatttctAATATGGAATTAGAAAATAGTTATTAGAACTATTATTGAGGAGAGTGCAGTCGGCTGACTCAGTCTGGGAATAGATTGTGGATTGCggataaaaatattgaatggATTTGGCAAGAGACTAGAGACTGGTACGGAGAGTAGAAGATAATAGACTCTGAACAATTATCCAATAGTCTCCAGACTATTATTCACATTTTTCAATTGATTGATGTCCGAGTTGCTGCTCTGATCTCTGTGGGCTTTGTGGGCTTTTTGAAGCTCGTGTGCTGTGCTGGCAGGCATTTAGCTCCGAAACATGAATGTGTATCTGAGAGATACCATTGCCAGAGATTAGCATTCGGGGGTaggtgccagtgccagtgccagtgccagtacCAGAGCCAGCACCAGCTCTAGCTAGagaaataaatcatttaatataGCGCGCCATTTATCAACCAACATGGCCGGGCCGTATATCATTCATCTCTTCCACGGGCTCTCACGGGCCCTGCTGAGTGCCTCAGGAGTTCTCAACTAAAAAGGGAATACCTTCATCTAACTTAGAGTAGCTTCACTGTAATTGTACAAATGTAGAAtaaaagtcaatttttaacTTAATTAGGCACCGGAATGCGGCATTTACTCACCTAGTCCGGGGGAGGTGGGCGGCTGAGTGGGCCAGAGCCTTAATGTCTGCGGCGGCAACTATTACGTAGCAGCAGCCTATAGTGTATACACAGATGTATGTGCCAAGGAAGTATACAAAtgattctgtttctgtttctgttctGTTTGTCTATCGCTTGCAATGATTTCTTCCCCCCAGATTGTTGTTTATTCGTCACTTTAACACGTTTCTGATGCTGTCTGTTGGACGACTGAGGTGGGGGGCCCAGCAACGTCACTGTTCACTCACACACCCAGAACCTATTTATATTTCTCACAGTGTtggtgtatatatttattttttttttcctcaatTGCGGTGGCGGCAAGCTCTCACGCACGcaaccaaacacacacacacacaccaccacAACAACACCACACTCCCATTGACAACAACACGGCGGCGGACGTAACCGAGAATGGAATCGAGATTTGACGGTATTTGTTGCTATTTGTTTGGTGTTTGGAGTTTGCTGCTGACTGCACCTCTGCAGAGGTTCAGTTTCGATCAAAACACTGTGATTTGTTCACTTATCAGGCCGAAAAACAAACGCCAGTTAGCGATTCAATCGCAACCACAAGCATAtgtatttttcgtttttttttgttattgccGAGATTTTATGCTCTTGGCGTGCACGCTCTTAGCGTTCTCCCGCACACGCACTCGCTTCGGAAACTGATTAGGCCTGCCTTTGATAAAAGGCAATTGGATCTGGCCGATTATCTTCACACACTCTGATCGGTTATTAAAGTTATTCACTTcgttcttgtttttattaattgattTCCAGCGACGACGCGCGCGGACGACCTTCGGCTCTGAAAATTGAACGCGGTGTGACCAGAGAGCTGGTTTGGTAAGACGTATAGAGTAATTTCTTTTTTCCCGAATCACCCTGTGTTTCCTGTTTATGGGCACcctctgtttttattttaaatattattttcaaatcTAATTTTTAGACTTAATAACTCCTTTCTTATAAATGAAATAGTAGTTCTCCTATTTATCtattttttctattaaatattttaccaCATACCCACATAGCCGCattattcaaataaaacaaaaatatattcaacaaactttatttaaaaactataaattacaatgcttttgaaaaaaagacaaaaaccaaaaatattcaaagccaaaatgaaaatttcgcctagtttttgtaaatttttccCGAACTGCGTCGAAATTGACAAGCTGGCAGCCCTCAAAACAGGGTTGAAAGGGGCGCCGCCGGACCAGCTGTTGTGTCCAACAGGGAAATGTTATTGTTAAGTAAGCTCCTCCGCATATCTCAAAGAGGACAGGTTAAAATCCAGTGGTCCAAGGACCCGGCAGCTGCCCACCGCCCACTCCCTCCGGCGACGACGCCCTCGTCTCGCGGTATTTGGGGCTATGTGGCTGTCGCCTTCAACCAAGTAGACGCCGAGAGGCTGGCAAAGGTCGGTCCCAATCGCCTGTGCGCCGAATGGATTATCAAGAATGGAGGCGGTGTCCGCTTTGAGGAACACCCCACCAAGCTGTGGAAGGACTATAACTCCCTGCCACTAGAAAACAATCCCTTCTCTATCAAGGTAGTGGACGCTAGCAATGCCTCGATTATGAAAATCGGCCTGGAGCACTTCAAGGGCTGCGAAGACATTGATACGGTCATTTTTCACAATTGCAAGCATCTGGAGAACGACGGATTGGAGGGGCTTCTGCACATCAGTTCGTCGCTCGAGAGGCTACAGGTGTCTGGGTGCTACAACATAACCGATTCCGGCCTGGAGGTGATTGGAGAGTTGAGCAATCTGCAGCAGCTCATTATTTTTGATATGCTCTACGTCAAAAACATGAAGGCAGTGGCGGCCAAATTGCAAAAGCAGCTGCCAAGCTGTGTTATCAAGGCAACTAGGCTGAGCGTTTCGTTGCAGCCCAGGAAAAAGGACCCAAAGTCTTAAGTCGACTATTTGTTGTTCAGTTTCGGAGCCACCAAATTTCTGTCGATAAGAAATTTACCATTGACCTGAGGGAAACCATTCAGTGGCAGCAAACGGGTATTATgtcttatatttaatattcctCTTATGatcaaataaattattgcaacATTTTCTaagttatttaaattttaggaataaaCTTATTTGACTTTTAATTTCTGATTCAAATTTGCAGTCTGAGTGAATGtttaaaaaagtatgggcaCACTGTTTTAAGGACCTTCAGCTGATTGGCTGATTGGCTAGAAAAAGCTAGGTAATAGCCAAACTGGCATCACTGATTGTTATTTTCACGAGCCATTAAGCCAGTATAGGTAAGAAgctttatttaaagaaaattctttatttttaacttattaTGTGTTTTAGGCGCAGTTGCAGACCACCCGAATGAAGTAGAGATCGAAGCGACTAAGCCACATCCGACTGAGATGACTATCTCAGGTGTTCCATTGGGTACAGATAAAATGAACAAATTTAGGTATTTTGTGGGTTTGGTGACCCAGTCCCGCTCCATTTCGCATTCGAATCCCAAGGAGCAGATTCTCAACTTCCTTACCTATGGACTGCTAGTCATTGTGGCCCTCTGCGCCGGATTTCTGCTGTGGGACCTCTCCAACAGCCCCCACGATGGATTCTTCCATGGGAAAAGGGAATCCCATACCCTGGTGCTAGATCTGGGGAACATTCAGGAGGTGCCCATCAACCCAGAAGCTGAGCAGCGAGCGCGGAATGTAAACTGCACTTTTTGGGACTGCCTGAACATTTACAAATGCGAGCACGACCGCCTGAAGGTGTATATCTATCCGCTGCAGGATTTTGTGGACGAACGCAGCGACAATGTGGCTAGCACCCTCTCGAGCGAGTACTTCCAGATCCTAGAGGCAGTGCTGAAGAGCCGCTACTACACCTCCAATCCTAACGAAGCGTGCCTCTTCCTGCCCAGCTTGGACTTGCTCAATCAGAACAATTTTGACAAGCACTTGGCCGGCGCTGCATTGGCATCCTTGGACTTCTGGGATCGCGGAGCAAACCATATCATCTTCAACATGCTGCCCGGTGCGGCTCCATCGTACAACACCGTTTTGGACGTAAACACGGataatgcaattatttttGGCGGTGGCTTCGACTCCTGGTCATATCGTCCGGGTTTCGATGTTTCCATTCCCGTATGGAGTCCGCGCCTGGTGCCGCAGCATGCTCATGCAACAGCTCAGAGGAAATTCCTCCTGTTAGTGGCTCAGCTCAATATACTGCCTCGCTTCGTAAGAACCATGCGAGAGGTGGCGTTGGCCCATAATGACCAGATGCTGCTACTGGGAGCCTGTGAGAACATGGATCTGACTTCTAGATGCCCAGTATCCCAGCACCACAAGTCTCTCGAATACCCAAGACTGCTTTCCCGCGGAAAGTTCTGTCTGATCACCAAAAGCCTTCGCTTGGGGCAGCCGGACTTGGTGGAGATCATGTCCCAGCACTGCATTCCTGTAGTTGCTGTGGACAACTATATAATGCCCTTCGAGGATGTCATCGATTGGTCCCTCGCCTCTGTGCGTATTCGGGAGTCTGAACTGCATTCCGTAATGCAGAAGCTCCAAGCCATTTCGAATATAAAGATCGTGGAAATGCAGAAGCAGGTCCAGTGGCTCTATTCCAAATACTTCAAGGACTTGAAAACTGTGACACTGACTGCTTTGGAGATACTGGAGAGTCGCATCTTTCCTTTGCGGGCCCGCAGCAGTCGCAAGTGGAACGTCATCGATACAAATGCCCGCTCCACCTTTAATCCGCTCTTCTTGCCCACCCTGGCGCCCAAATCCCAGGGATTCACAGCAGTTATTCTCACATACGATCGTGTGGAGAGCCTCTTCTTGCTGATTCAGAAGTTATCCGTTGTTCCATCGCTGCAAAGTATCCTGGTCGTTTGGAATAACCAGAAAAAGTCTCCTCCGCACTGTGAGTTCTTTCTTAAGGGATTCGATTTCTGTTTCTAATTTTATGTCTTCTATAGTGTCTACATTTCCCTCCATCTCCAAGCCTTTGAAGATCCGACAAACCAAGGAGAACAAGCTATCTAATCGTTTTTATCCCTATCCGGAAATTGAAACTGAAGCCATACTAACCATAGATGATGATATCATCATGCTGACCACAGACGAGCTGGATTTCGGGTACTATTATATTACTTACAACTTGTTTATCTGAACTAacaattgtttaattttagttaCGAAGTTTGGCGCGAGTTTCCCGACCACATAGTAGGCTTTCCGAGCCGAATTCACGTCTGGGACAACAACACCATGCGCTGGCACTACGAATCCGAGTGGACAAACCAAATATCCATGGTCCTGACGGGCGCTGCCTTTCATCATAAGTTCTGGAGCCACATGTACACCCATGCCATGCCGGGCGATATCAAGGACTGGGTTGATGAACACATGAACTGCGAGGACATTGCCATGAACTTCCTAGTGGCCAACATCACGAATAATCCACCGATCAAGGTTACTCCAAGGAAGAAATTTAAGTGCCCCGAGTGCACCAACACAGAGATGCTGTCCGCCGACTTGAATCACATGCGAGAGCGTTCGGCCTGCATCGATCGCTTCTCGAAAATCTACGGACGCATGCCGCTACGCACGGTGGAGTTCAGAGCGGACCCCGTACTGTTCCGGGACAATTTCCCCGAAAAGTTGAAGCGATACAACGACATTGGCAGCTTGTAAGCCGCAAAACATTCCATTGGAATTAGGAGATATACCAAAGACTTGGAATAGCGTTCAACTACAGTGGGGAGACCGATTTTGTCGAAGTTGCAATATGAAGAACATATCTCTTGGCTATATTTGGCCATTTATGCTAGATCTCAGTCTGCATCTATATATCTATAACCAGAGAGTAGATTCTGTTTAGAAAGACGGCTTGTTGTCTTCAGAAATCGATGCTCTTTGTAGGCAAAAGTGAGTTGTTGGATTGGATTGGCTTTTATGAGTTGACTGTtaacttaatttatttataagttCACTCTCTTAGACCCTAGTTATTGAATAGAATTCAGGACCGCTGCATGTAATAGAAATTACGCGAACATTAAAAGTTGATATTAccataaaaatgatttattttttcgaATCTGCTTTGAGCTTGTTCTGAAATCTCCTgcatttgtaatttttttttagaatttaagGTGAGCTTTAAGGTTTTCGATGGATTAAATGCTAAGCTAATATCATTGCGACGATTGCTCTGATCTTTTACGCCGTGTTGATGGAGGCCAAATACTCTTTGTACCGCtgttcctgttgctgctgaagTTTCTGCAGTTTCTTGATCTGTCCTTTGCTTACCTCCTTTCCTTCCTTGTCCAGTGTGGGCAGGCCCTAAAAGCGATTAGAAATTCATTATTAAATAGTCTTTATGGGAAAAATCTGTAGCTCTTACGTTTTCGTCGAATGCCGAGTACTTCTCTGTTTCCCCGAGGAACATTTCTTTGGGATTCACTCGTCGTTGAGCTTCTTTGGCTGCCGCTGCTTGGGCGGCTGCCTGCTTCTTACGCTCCTTTTCGGCTGCCTTTTCTGCCTCAGCGGCCAGCTTGGCTTCCCGTTCCCTCAGAAGAGAGTCCTTGTCAACCAATTTCACAGCGTACTGCCCACCATCCTTGTCCTCCAATCGCACTCCCAAATTGGGCAACACATTGTCGCGCAGATCATCGCAGAGCTTCAGAATATCAAAGGCTTTTAGAGCCTTGGCTTGCTCCCGAACTAGATTACGGAATTCAGCCATCGATTGGACATAAGGTAGCACCGTCGTTTCCAGATCTGCACCAGCAGCCTGAGATCCTGAGCCTCCGCTAATGGGGAACCCGATGCCACCACGGGGTCCGGCAATCGCACCAAAAACGTGCAGCAAGTCTGTGATGTAAGTGGCCACATTTCGGAGTAATAAGCTGTTCAGACGACTCTTGTTGTCTCGAATGTACACATTAGATGCGGAGACCAGCTCCCGAACGATGTCCAGCGCGCTTCGAGTGTCAATGTTGTCTGCAATGAAAAAAATGAGTTATAAAATGATTAAATATTAAGCGTTGAATGGCTCACCGCAAAGAGCAGCATACACCTGTTCCTGGGCCGTGGAAAACTTCTTTTGTAAAGCTGCCTCAACTTCAGTCCAGGTATCGAATTGCCGGCGAGGCTCTTCGGAAAGCACATGACGGGTCAGATCCTTAACGTTTAAGAAGAACTCCTACCAAAAAGAATAAAAGGGAAATTAAAATCAGAAAAGCAATGATATTTTTCGTTCATTACGTTGAGGAACTTCTCGAATTGCGTGGCCATTTCCATGGTGTTCTCCGAGTAGTCGAGAGTGTCTTTCCAGGAGTGCAAAAGGAATGCAAGCCTCAGCTGGGTGGCGGAATGCTTCTTCAGGGCTTCCTGGATGGTCACAAAGTTTTTCAGCGACTTGGACATTTTGCAGCCGGCAATAGTGAGGTGACCCGTGTGGAGGAAGTACTTGACCCACTCAGACTCGTTGAAAGCCGCCTCTGATTGTGCCAGCTCGTTGTCGTGGTGCGGAAACTTGAGGTCCACTCCACCAGTATGAATATCAAAAGTCGATCCAAAGATGTCAGAGGCCATGGCGGAGCATTCAATGTGCCAACCTGGACGTCCCTTGCCCCAAGGACTGTCCCACCAGGGCTCGCCCGCTTTACTCGCTTTCCAAAGCGCGAAATCGTTGGCAGAACGTTTCTCCGAGAGGCGATCTTCGGCTACAGACAGGTCGCCTTCACCCTCCTGAAGAGACTTGGTGTCACCATAGGCCTCTGGCACCAGCTTGGCGTAATGATGCTTCTCCCTTTTGTCAAATCCATTGACATCAAAGTAGACAGAGCTATTCGCCGCATAAGCCAAGCCGTTGTCGATGATCTTCTGAATGAAGGTTATAATCTGAGGTACGTACTCCGAAACACGAGTTAACACATCAGGTGGTAAGATCTGGAAGTTTTGAAAAGCTATATTAAGTGAATCACATCCAATTTGGTACTGCAATGACTCACATTCAATGACTTCATGTCGTTGTGAAACTGATCTTCCCAGTACTGAGGCAGAGCCTCGAACACCGCGTTATCGTTGATTCCGGCACCTTTTTGGGCATCCAACCAATCGGCTATGGGGTCCTTTGCCTCATTTAAGTAATGTAGCCGCTTCTCTGAGATCTCCTTTTCGTCGCCCTTGCTCACAGCCTTGGTAAGGGCTTCCACGGCGTCGTTCATACGCAACAGAGTCTTGTCCAGCATTATCTTCTTGTCCGGGTCTGTGTTCTTGGCGCAGGTGGCCTCGAACCTCTGCAGGACCTCTTTCTGCTGGCCAAGCAGTTGCTCCAATGGAAGTTTACCCGCCTCGCTGGCATACTGCTCGAAGAGATGGTTCTGCCGGGCCCGCTTGATGATTTTGTCGTCGATGTCTGTAATGTTCATCACATAGTGGATGTGGTATCCAAAGTAGTTCGCCAGAATTCTCCGCAGAATGTCGAACGAAATGTAAGATCTGTGGAAGGTTTCGGATGAGATAAGATATGAAGCACACCATGCTGATGTGGCGTTCGGCTCACCTAGCATGCCCCATGTGGGAGGCGTCGTAGACGGTGGGCCCGCAGCTGTACCACGTTACATTATTCCCGTCCAGCGGCACGAACTCCTCCTTCTGGCGGGTCAGGCTGTTAAACAGCTTCAGTTTGGGGCGTTCCGCCGCCTTGGGAGCCTGCCACGCCGGTTGAACTCTTTTAGACATCTTCGggaatctttttttttgcgtacGTATAAACAATCACAATCGGCGTGCACTTGCAATGCGGCAAAGTTTCATCAGCTCCGGGAGCATGAGCAACAGCTGTATCGGAAGTGGTGGCAA
Coding sequences:
- the LOC6495891 gene encoding ATP synthase subunit s, mitochondrial, translating into MLLLSKLLRISQRGQVKIQWSKDPAAAHRPLPPATTPSSRGIWGYVAVAFNQVDAERLAKVGPNRLCAEWIIKNGGGVRFEEHPTKLWKDYNSLPLENNPFSIKVVDASNASIMKIGLEHFKGCEDIDTVIFHNCKHLENDGLEGLLHISSSLERLQVSGCYNITDSGLEVIGELSNLQQLIIFDMLYVKNMKAVAAKLQKQLPSCVIKATRLSVSLQPRKKDPKS
- the LOC6494724 gene encoding cysteine--tRNA ligase, cytoplasmic → MSKRVQPAWQAPKAAERPKLKLFNSLTRQKEEFVPLDGNNVTWYSCGPTVYDASHMGHARSYISFDILRRILANYFGYHIHYVMNITDIDDKIIKRARQNHLFEQYASEAGKLPLEQLLGQQKEVLQRFEATCAKNTDPDKKIMLDKTLLRMNDAVEALTKAVSKGDEKEISEKRLHYLNEAKDPIADWLDAQKGAGINDNAVFEALPQYWEDQFHNDMKSLNILPPDVLTRVSEYVPQIITFIQKIIDNGLAYAANSSVYFDVNGFDKREKHHYAKLVPEAYGDTKSLQEGEGDLSVAEDRLSEKRSANDFALWKASKAGEPWWDSPWGKGRPGWHIECSAMASDIFGSTFDIHTGGVDLKFPHHDNELAQSEAAFNESEWVKYFLHTGHLTIAGCKMSKSLKNFVTIQEALKKHSATQLRLAFLLHSWKDTLDYSENTMEMATQFEKFLNEFFLNVKDLTRHVLSEEPRRQFDTWTEVEAALQKKFSTAQEQVYAALCDNIDTRSALDIVRELVSASNVYIRDNKSRLNSLLLRNVATYITDLLHVFGAIAGPRGGIGFPISGGSGSQAAGADLETTVLPYVQSMAEFRNLVREQAKALKAFDILKLCDDLRDNVLPNLGVRLEDKDGGQYAVKLVDKDSLLREREAKLAAEAEKAAEKERKKQAAAQAAAAKEAQRRVNPKEMFLGETEKYSAFDENGLPTLDKEGKEVSKGQIKKLQKLQQQQEQRYKEYLASINTA
- the LOC6495892 gene encoding exostosin-2 codes for the protein MTISGVPLGTDKMNKFRYFVGLVTQSRSISHSNPKEQILNFLTYGLLVIVALCAGFLLWDLSNSPHDGFFHGKRESHTLVLDLGNIQEVPINPEAEQRARNVNCTFWDCLNIYKCEHDRLKVYIYPLQDFVDERSDNVASTLSSEYFQILEAVLKSRYYTSNPNEACLFLPSLDLLNQNNFDKHLAGAALASLDFWDRGANHIIFNMLPGAAPSYNTVLDVNTDNAIIFGGGFDSWSYRPGFDVSIPVWSPRLVPQHAHATAQRKFLLLVAQLNILPRFVRTMREVALAHNDQMLLLGACENMDLTSRCPVSQHHKSLEYPRLLSRGKFCLITKSLRLGQPDLVEIMSQHCIPVVAVDNYIMPFEDVIDWSLASVRIRESELHSVMQKLQAISNIKIVEMQKQVQWLYSKYFKDLKTVTLTALEILESRIFPLRARSSRKWNVIDTNARSTFNPLFLPTLAPKSQGFTAVILTYDRVESLFLLIQKLSVVPSLQSILVVWNNQKKSPPHLSTFPSISKPLKIRQTKENKLSNRFYPYPEIETEAILTIDDDIIMLTTDELDFGYEVWREFPDHIVGFPSRIHVWDNNTMRWHYESEWTNQISMVLTGAAFHHKFWSHMYTHAMPGDIKDWVDEHMNCEDIAMNFLVANITNNPPIKVTPRKKFKCPECTNTEMLSADLNHMRERSACIDRFSKIYGRMPLRTVEFRADPVLFRDNFPEKLKRYNDIGSL